The Acidimicrobiales bacterium genome includes the window GATCTCGAGCGGCACGTGGTCGGCGGCGGAGGCGGCGAGGGCGTTCTCCACGAGCTCGCCCACCTCGACGAGGCTCATCTGGAAGTCGACCGAGCCGGCGTCGAGGCGCGAGATCTCGAGCAGGTCGCGGACCATCGCCTGGAAGCGGTGCACCTCGGCCGAGAGGAGGTCGAGCGCCTGTTGGGCGCGCTCGGGGAGCTCCTCGCGACGGGACTCGATCACCGACAGCGAGGTGGCGAGGGTGGTGAGCGGCGAGCGCAGCTCGTGGCTGACGTCCGAGGCGAAGCGCGCGTCGTGCTCGATGCGCTGCTGGAGGCGGTCGACCATCTGGTTGAACGACGAGCTGAGCACCGCGAGGTCACCCGAGCCCTGCGCCTCGATGCGCGAGTCGAGGCGGCCGTCGGCGATCGCGCTCGCGACCTCGGCGATCGAGCGCAGCGGCCGCAGCACCCGGTCGGCCCCCCAGCGCCCGAGGATCATCCCGGCGAACACCGTCACCGCCGAGGCGAGGGCGAGCGCCGCGAGGAGCAGGTGCAGGGTGTGGCTGACGGGCTGGGTCGAGATCAGCGCGAAGTAGCGGGCGTTCGGCCCGCCGGGGGTCGGCACGGCGTAGCCGACGAGGATGTAGGCGCCGCAGGGCGGGAACTGCACGATCTGCTCCGCGGCCTTGCCCGCGGAGACGGCCTTCGTCACGCCGTAGGCGCTGAGCGCCTTCTCGGTGTTCGGGGAGCCCTCGGGGGTGAGGAAGAGGTAGGTGTCGTCGGGCACCCAGTCGCCGCCCGCGTTGAGGACCGAGGTGGCGAGGGGGCAGGTGCTCGTGTCCTGGCCGGCGGCGGCGTCGATCGGGGCGATCAGCCCCTCGATCGCGTAGACGTTCTCCCCCTTGTTGAGGTTCTGGCCGAAGAGGGTGGCGTTGGCCTCGGCGCGGGTCACCGCGCTCTGCACGAACTGGTTGAGCGTCGCCCGCCGCACGGCGAAGTAGGCGGTGCTCGTGACGACGATGCAGAGCGCGAGGGCGCCGAGGCCGAAGCTCAGCATGAGGCGCACCCGCAGCTGCGGGCGGAGATGGCGGAGGCGGCGCCCGAGGCGCCACGGCCGCTCGCGCCGTGCCGCCGGCGCGCGCACGCTCACCTAGGGGGCGAGCTTGTAGCCGAGACCCCGCACGGTGAGGACGTGGTGGGGATTGGCGGGGTCCGGCTCGACCTTGGTGCGCAGCCGGCGCACGTGGACGTCGACGAGCCGGCCGTCGCCGAAGTAGTCGTAGCTCCACACCCGCTCGAGGAGCTGCTCGCGCGAGAGCACCTTGCCGGGGTTGGCGGCGAGCTCGCACAGCAGCAGGAACTCGGTGCGGGTGAGGTGCACCTCGACGCTCGCGACCCGCACGACACCCGCCTCGGGGAGGATCTCGAGATCGCCGAAGGTGAGCACCGCCGGGCCGCCCTCGGCGAGGCGCGCCCGCCGCAAAAGGGCGCGGATGCGCGCCGCCAGCTCCTTCGGCTCGAAGGGCTTGGTCACGTAGTCGTCGGCACCCGCCTCGAGGCCGGCGACGACGTCGTGGGTGTCGGTGCGCGCCGTCACCATGATGATTGGGATCGCGCTCTGCCGGCGGAGCTCGCGGCAGCACGCGAAGCCGTCGATCCCCGGCAGCATGATGTCGATGATCATCAGGTCGAAGGGCTGTGAGACGAGCGACTGCCCGAAGATCTCGAGGGCCTCCTCGCCGCTCGCGGCCTCGGTGACGTCGTAGCCCTCGTCCTCGAGCGCGAGGCACATCGAGGCGCGGATCCGCTCGTCGTCCTCGACGATCAGGATGTGGCTCGCCATGGCTGCATTCTCCCCCCGTACGGCGCCCCCGGGGGATCCTCGGCCCGAGTGCCCAAGTGCCAGCCCCCGTCGTGGGGTCATCGTTAGCCTAGGCCCATGAGCTGGGAGATTGAGGCGTTCCTGCAATCACTCAGCGCGACCGCTCCGGCGACGGTGCGCGCCTACTGCTCCGACGCCGAGGCCTTCGTCGAATGGGCGGCGCGTTCGGGCCTCGACGGCCCCGAGAAGGTCGACCGCCTGCTGCTCCGGCGCTACCTCGCCTACCTCGACACACGCGGCTACTCGCGGCGGACGATCGCCCGCAAGGCCTCGACCTTGCGGCGCTACTTCGCCTTCGCCGAGCGCCGGCACCTCATCGCGGTGGACCCCTCGCGCAGGCTCAGCGCGCCGCGCGGCGCGGCGCGCCTGCCGCAGGTGCTGAGCGACGAGGAGCTCGCCGGCTTGCTCGAGCCCGCCGCAGCGGCCCCTGCCGGAGGCGGCGAGCGCGACGCGCGGGCCGACGCGCTCGACCTCCGAGACGACGCCGTGCTCGAGCTCCTCTACGGCTCGGGGCTGCGGGTGAGCGAGTGCTGCGGCATCGACCTCGGCGACGTCGACCTCGCGAACGGCGTGGTCACGGTGTGGGGGAAGGGCTCCAAGCAGCGGCGGGTGCCGATGAGCGCGGCGAGCGTGGCGACGCTCACCGGCTACCTGCGCGAGGCGCGCAGCGCGCTCTTCGCCGACGACTCCCCCGCGGGGGCGGTCTTCTTCAACCAGCGGGGCAGCCGTCTCGGCCCCCGAGACGTGCGGCGCATCATCGACCGCCGGGCCTCACGGCCCACCCACCCGCACGCGCTCCGCCACAGCTTCGCCACCCACCTGCTCGACGGGGGAGCGGACCTGCGCGTCGTCCAGGAGCTGCTCGGCCACGCCAGCCTGCAGACCACCCAGATCTACACCCACGTCTCGCGCGAGCGGCTGCTTGCGGTCTACGCGGAGACCCATCCGCGGGCCTGAGCGGCCGTCGGCCCGCTGCCACCGCGGCCGGAGTGGGCGACCCCTGGACCGGGTATCCTCTCCCTCGGACCCGCCCGGGTCCCGGTGTCTCACCGCGCACGCACATCGTGTCGTCGAAACGGTCGCCTCCGGGCGCGACGCACGAACGCCAACCGTTGAAGGAGTTGTCATGGCAGTCGTCACGATGAAGCAGCTGCTCGAGGCCGGGGTGCACTTCGGCCATCAGACGCGGCGCTGGAACCCGAAGATGAAGCGCTTCCTCTACGGCGAGCGCAACGGGATCTACATCATCGATCTCCACCAGACCCTCGACCGCATCGACACCGCCTACCGCTTCCTCCGCGACCTCGTCGCGAACGGCGGGACGGTGCTCTTCGTCGGCACCAAGAAGCAGACCCAGGACCCCGTCGCCGAGTACGCGACCTCCTGCGGCATGCCGTACGTGAACGAGCGCTGGCTCGGCGGCATGCTCACCAACTTCGAGACGATCTCCGGTCGCGTCCGCAAGCTCGTCGAGCTCGAGTCGCGCCGCAGCTCGGGGGACTTCGAGGCGATGCCGAAGAAGGAGGCGCTGATCCTCACCCGCGAGCTCGACAAGCTGGCCCGCAACCTCGGCGGCATCCGCAACCTGCGGCGCCTCCCCGACGCGATCTTCGTCATCGACACGAAGAAGGAGCACATCGCGGTCACCGAGGCGAACAAGCTCGGCCTCCCCGTCGTCGCCGTCGTCGACACGAACTGCGACCCCGACGTCATCGACTACGTGATCCCCGGCAACGACGACGCGATCCGCTCGGGCCGACTGATGTGCCGCGTCGTCGCCGACGCGGTGAGCGAGGGCCGCTACATCGCTTCCCGCCGCGCTTCGGACTCGCTCCGTCAGACCCGCAACGAGGGCGGCCCCGCAGAGCCCGTCCCCGCCGAGCCCGAGCCCGCCGCCGAGGCAGCGGCAGCCGAGCCCGCCGAGGCAGCGCCGGTGGCCGAAGCGGCACCTGCAACCCCGGCCCCCGCGAGCGAAGCGGCACCTGCAACCGCGACCCCCGCGAGCGAGGCCGCACCCGAAACCGAACTCGAGAGCGTCGCTGCGAGCACCCCGGAGGCCTGAGATGTCCGACTACACCCCCACCGCCAAGGAGGTTCAGGCACTCCGCCAGGCGACCGGCGCGGGAATCCTCGACGCCCGCCGGGCCCTCATCGAGTGCGACGGCGACCAGGACAAGTCCACGCGCTGGCTCCGCGAGCAGGGCCTCGCCGGGGCCAGCAAGCGCTCCGAGCGCGAGCGCGCCGAGGGTGCGGTCTCGGTCGTCGTCACCGGTGGCGGGCGTCTCGGTGGCGTCCTCGCACTCGAGTGCGAGACCGACTTCGTCGCCAAGTCCGCCGAGTTCGTGCAGCTCGTCGACACGCTCGCCGAGACGCTCGCGAGCGAGGGCGAGGACGCCCTCGCCAAGCACGACGAGGAGATCGACCAGCTGAAGGTGACGCTGAAGGAGAACATCGCGGTCGGGAACCACACCCGCTTCGAGGCCTCCCCCGACGCGATCCTCGACAGCTACCTGCACGTGCAGAACGGCCGCGGCGTGAACGGCGTGCTCGTCGAGCTCGCCGGCGCCACCCCCGAGCTCGCCCACGACGTCGCGATCCATATCGCCTTCGCCCGCCCCGAGTATCTGCGGCGCGAGGACATCCCCGAGTCGGTGCTCGCGCAGGAGCGCGAGACGATCGAGGCGACGGCGCGCAACGAGGGCAAGCCCGAGGAGCAGCTCGAGAAGATCGTCGAGGGGCGCCTCAGGGGCTTCGTGAAGGAGCGCGCCCTCCTCGAGCAGCCCTACGCGAGGGACGACAAGAAGTCGGTCGCACAGATCCTCGGCGACGCGCAGGTCCTCCGCTTCGCGCAGGTCGTCGTGGGGGCCTAGGCACTTTGGCCGAGGTCTCGCCGATCTCGCCTCTCCCCGCCCGGCGCTGGAGCCGGGCGGTGCTCAAGCTTTCCGGTGAGGCCCTCGCCTCGTCCGCGTCGGACGAGACGATCGACGCGCACACCGCCCGCCGCATCGCGAAGGAGATCGCCGAGTCGCGCGTCGAGTTCGGCGTCGAGCTCGCGATCATGGTCGGCGGCGGCAACATCTGGAGGGGGCAGACCGGCGCCGGCGAGGGGATGGACCGCGCCACCTCGGACACGATGGGAATGCTCGGCACGGTGATCAACGCGCTCGCGCTGCAGGACGCCCTCGAGCGCGAGGGGCAGCCGACGCGGGTGCTCTCGGCGATCGCGATGGCGGAGGTCTGCGAGCCCTACATCCGCCGTCGCGCGACCCGCCACCTCGAGAAGGGCCGCGTCGTGATCTTCGCCGCGGGGATGGGCAACCCCTTCTTCACGACCGACACCTCGGCGGCGCTGCGCGCCGCGGAGATCGAGGCGCAGGTCGTGCTGAAGGGCACGCACGGCGGGGTCGACGGCGTGTACAGCGCAGACCCGAAGGTCGACCCGAGTGCGACCCGCTACGACGAGATCGGCTACATGGACGTCATCTCCGAGGACCTGCGCGTCATGGACCTCACCGCGATCACCTTCTGCAAGGACAACTCGCTCCCGATCGTCGTCTTCGACCTGATGCGCGCCGGCAACATCCGCGGGGCGCTCGCCGGGGAACAGATCGGTACGCTGATCACGTGAGCGACGACTCCTTGATCGCCATCGCCCTCTCAGAGACACGGGAGAAGATGGACAGGGCCATCGAGCACACCAAGACCGAGTTCTCGACGATCCGCACCGGCCGGGCCAGCCCAGCGCTCGTCGAGCGGTTGCGCG containing:
- the pyrH gene encoding UMP kinase; the protein is MLKLSGEALASSASDETIDAHTARRIAKEIAESRVEFGVELAIMVGGGNIWRGQTGAGEGMDRATSDTMGMLGTVINALALQDALEREGQPTRVLSAIAMAEVCEPYIRRRATRHLEKGRVVIFAAGMGNPFFTTDTSAALRAAEIEAQVVLKGTHGGVDGVYSADPKVDPSATRYDEIGYMDVISEDLRVMDLTAITFCKDNSLPIVVFDLMRAGNIRGALAGEQIGTLIT
- a CDS encoding HAMP domain-containing sensor histidine kinase; protein product: MSVRAPAARRERPWRLGRRLRHLRPQLRVRLMLSFGLGALALCIVVTSTAYFAVRRATLNQFVQSAVTRAEANATLFGQNLNKGENVYAIEGLIAPIDAAAGQDTSTCPLATSVLNAGGDWVPDDTYLFLTPEGSPNTEKALSAYGVTKAVSAGKAAEQIVQFPPCGAYILVGYAVPTPGGPNARYFALISTQPVSHTLHLLLAALALASAVTVFAGMILGRWGADRVLRPLRSIAEVASAIADGRLDSRIEAQGSGDLAVLSSSFNQMVDRLQQRIEHDARFASDVSHELRSPLTTLATSLSVIESRREELPERAQQALDLLSAEVHRFQAMVRDLLEISRLDAGSVDFQMSLVEVGELVENALAASAADHVPLEIDPLVGQRKITADKRRVERVMTNLVDNAARHGGGAVRVSVEYAGTAEADFVRIAVEDEGPGVPEGERSRIFERFARGTVAAGRRGRGGGSGLGLALVAEHVRLHGGRVWVEDRAGGGARFVVEVPLTAPGAGEEEEEEQ
- a CDS encoding tyrosine recombinase, which codes for MSWEIEAFLQSLSATAPATVRAYCSDAEAFVEWAARSGLDGPEKVDRLLLRRYLAYLDTRGYSRRTIARKASTLRRYFAFAERRHLIAVDPSRRLSAPRGAARLPQVLSDEELAGLLEPAAAAPAGGGERDARADALDLRDDAVLELLYGSGLRVSECCGIDLGDVDLANGVVTVWGKGSKQRRVPMSAASVATLTGYLREARSALFADDSPAGAVFFNQRGSRLGPRDVRRIIDRRASRPTHPHALRHSFATHLLDGGADLRVVQELLGHASLQTTQIYTHVSRERLLAVYAETHPRA
- the rpsB gene encoding 30S ribosomal protein S2, with protein sequence MAVVTMKQLLEAGVHFGHQTRRWNPKMKRFLYGERNGIYIIDLHQTLDRIDTAYRFLRDLVANGGTVLFVGTKKQTQDPVAEYATSCGMPYVNERWLGGMLTNFETISGRVRKLVELESRRSSGDFEAMPKKEALILTRELDKLARNLGGIRNLRRLPDAIFVIDTKKEHIAVTEANKLGLPVVAVVDTNCDPDVIDYVIPGNDDAIRSGRLMCRVVADAVSEGRYIASRRASDSLRQTRNEGGPAEPVPAEPEPAAEAAAAEPAEAAPVAEAAPATPAPASEAAPATATPASEAAPETELESVAASTPEA
- the tsf gene encoding translation elongation factor Ts; amino-acid sequence: MSDYTPTAKEVQALRQATGAGILDARRALIECDGDQDKSTRWLREQGLAGASKRSERERAEGAVSVVVTGGGRLGGVLALECETDFVAKSAEFVQLVDTLAETLASEGEDALAKHDEEIDQLKVTLKENIAVGNHTRFEASPDAILDSYLHVQNGRGVNGVLVELAGATPELAHDVAIHIAFARPEYLRREDIPESVLAQERETIEATARNEGKPEEQLEKIVEGRLRGFVKERALLEQPYARDDKKSVAQILGDAQVLRFAQVVVGA
- a CDS encoding response regulator transcription factor, encoding MASHILIVEDDERIRASMCLALEDEGYDVTEAASGEEALEIFGQSLVSQPFDLMIIDIMLPGIDGFACCRELRRQSAIPIIMVTARTDTHDVVAGLEAGADDYVTKPFEPKELAARIRALLRRARLAEGGPAVLTFGDLEILPEAGVVRVASVEVHLTRTEFLLLCELAANPGKVLSREQLLERVWSYDYFGDGRLVDVHVRRLRTKVEPDPANPHHVLTVRGLGYKLAP